atacaaaaagtacatggaaaaaaaatgagaacactaaaaaaatgcacaacctggcatacatttttaacaatacGCATAAAAAAGGACTACAAAATGGTACGTAAGAAAGTACagttctttcttgtgtgtgtgctttacatttaaaatgtttacatcaaataaaaacaacattctaCCTACGGCATATAACGTCAAGTAATCATTGTGTTTGTGGAGTAGCAGTTATTAAGCAGTTATTAAGCACACATGATCTATAATGTGTGACTTGATCAGACTCAGAACTGTTTATCCAGTTATTAATGTGTATTATTAATGTGTATTCCGGAAAtcagaaatttaaaaaatgaaaatagatCAAATATAACACATCCCTTTCTTACACAACCCCCTAAACTGAGATgtaaattattttcacttttcccAACTGACGTGAACGCACCACGGGATCCACGATGACGTCGGTCTCGCCCCGTGAACACGTCGAACCCCCGTTAACTCGGTAATTATCTATCACAAACTACACAGTTTCACTGTAACCACAGCTTCTGAAAACCCTCCAGACTTTTTGTGACACATGTTTATCAAACAGATGAATTTTTTATTGTCGCTGCTGGTTTTTAAAcgtgtgtaaacagatttgtGTGCAAACGCAGTTAAAGCCGCTGTTGACGTCTCCCCGCACACGTGTCCACAGTGGAAGCTGCACGTGTCCAGCtttttaaacagtttatttttctctcctgaAACTTTTAGAATTTCGTCGCAACAACAAACTATACGTTcaagtttgtgtctgtgttgtgtgaaaatctactgtgtgtgtgtggggagacaTATAATGTATTAAAATCatcttatttaaataattacagtatcatttgtgatatttgatacagtgtgtgtgctaaTGAGTTacagactgaatgaatgaatgaatgaatgggtgtATTTATGGTTAACAGGAGTTAATGACTTTTACATTTGATCTGATAAAGACAAATGAAAGTGTTATTGTTTCCTCCTAATAGTGGAACGCAGGTGCAACCTCATGGACATTATGaattatgaacacattttagaGACAAACTCATTTATacagcaataaaaacattgatcCCTATGTTCACTGTACATTCAAGTTTTCAAGTAACTGAAACTGAAGCATCATCAATTATAGACGGCCTGGTTTTATGAAGTATCAGTGGCCTGATAAACCTGTTTTCAGTCTCTGCTCCTGACAGCTCAGCTGCGGTGTGAAAGACTTTAACTGTAGTTAATGTGTGTATTACAGATTGACAGGACCTAATATACAGTTTACACACCCAGTGTGACATTAATACAACAGAATAAAGTCTTAACTTTGGATGAGATTGTAAAGTAACATGTTTACAGACTGGACAACACAATTTCTAGTACTGCTAACTGTTAATAAAGTTGAATTCCCAAAAGCAAAACTATGAGtggcattttaaaaatgtactatGTACtatgaaaatgtcctgtaaaaaAAGTGCTggcaaacagcagagaaacTTCAGCTGCTGCTCGTGGCCAACAGTTTATGACTAAAGCCAAAAATATGCCATCAGTCTGCGTTTGATcatgacatgtgtgtgttttctcacagtAGACTACAAATGAACGCTTTAtcataaactgtgtgtgttgagtggTGAATCAGCAGGACCTGCAGACctttgctcttctttttttcactttcactcgtTTTAACTCAGACATGTTGGTGCACATATGACCTTTGAGTGTACAGTAGCTACTACCTGGATGTACTGTATCTGAAAGTAAAAACTATGGCTTTCCTAACTTATTAACTGCAGCTGCACCAAACCACGTGTAGCCCTCAGACTGAATGGAGTGTGGGGGACAAGACTGGACTGGCTACACTGTAAAGTCTCTGTCATCCACcatgtggtcacatgactgttcAACAGACCCCCCTCTTCAGGTGAGAACAGGTTTTCCTGCctgaaaactgtgttttaaagaAGGGTTAACTGGGTGTGGGAATGTAAAGTCACAAGCGTCCCATCAGAGATATGATATAATGGCATAATGGTCACATTATAATTTTTTCATGTtgatatttgttatttgttgtgaCCTTGACTTAAACAACACTTAATGTTGTAAACCATCATTACATTACACCATTTTTGCAGCCTTATTTGAAAAGGGAGAGAGGGTGGTGACGAGAGGAGAAGGGGGCCAAGCATAGATACCTGTGGTACCTCAGGGGTAACTAAAGGACCGCCGGAGCCAAAGTGACCAATTCAGAGTGGCACAATATGAAGAATTTAGGTAAGAGAAAAGATTATGAATTCTACATTGACCCACGACTTATCcttttcaatattttacttatttattcacGCATCAGAGTCATGAATATAAGCCATAATCTACTAGATGGTCACTTTCTTTACACTCAGCACTGAAATAGTGAAAGTGTATATTGTCATGTgacttttcctgttttcagaAGTGTATGAAAAACAAGTCATGACACAAGGGCGTCCATCCTGTGTGTACAATTCCTCCCCTAATCCCTCTATTCTACATGCTTCCATCTATGTCTGTGTCTTTTGTCCCCACCGTGCTGCTGTTTGCTGGTGTTAATAACAACATCACcgccatgacacacacacaaacacacaaaggtgaAGCACATGTCTCCTCTTTAACTAACTCTTTTAATGATgcatactttattttctttttggattTGCACTTCCATGTTTAGTACTGCTGTCTGGATGGTTTTACTGTCCTCATGCACctgttgctttatttttactcttattaaagcatgttttagtttttgtttgaaGGTGATATTAAAGTAAAtggtctatttttatttatttatttatttatttatttagttagttatttatatatatatttatatttatcgcACCTTTCTAGCCTTGATGAATTTGatagtttgtattttttgtaaatgcttagttttagttttgttttctaGCACGCTATCTAGCTAGCGAGCTGTAATTTTCTATGACAAGAAAACAGAGCTAGCTCGCCAACTATCTGTCTATCAGCAGTCGACGCTGATGAGTAGCACAGTAAATAGTGTGTTTAGGTTTAATGAGAGACGTCACGTCCACTCTGCTGGTCTTGAGTGTTGTCGCTTGTTCATTGAGAACATACCAGTGTGGTGTTTATGTCACtttctctgagtgtgtgtgtgagtgctgagGTGTATCACTGTCTTTGCTggcaacacaacaaacagcctGCTCTGTAGCACCTGTCgcacaccttcacacacacacacacacacacagatgaagcgAAGCctttgcattcacacacacacacactgtaaataggGCTGATATTTAGTGAAATGGCCGCGTCCTATTCTTTGTGGCCAATGACACTGGTGACACGTAAAGCTCTGCTGCATTGTCCGGCTCTCTCCAGCTCTTTAGCAGTGTAATCACCAGTGAAATGGGAACGGGCCGCTGGGATGAAAACACAAGTCAGCAGCCGGTCagcaaatcccagctgaaaGCTGTAAAATGATTTGCCCCGTAAGCAAGACGAGCTCGAGGGGCCTGTATGGAGCCGCTGTTTGAGAGTGCCAGTGCACAGAGTTACAGGACACACTCTTtaatatctatatacatatagattTGATGTTTTTACAAAGGAATCtatccactgctgccttatatatgttatttaaagtttaaagagtTTTATTCGACCAAAACACCCTTtatgcacacaaatgcattGGAAACATTGGGGGAAAAAGTGTgtaaaagtaattaaagtagtaagtaaaataaagtaaaaagtaacaCAATCAGAATCAAGAACAGTGGTAGACGAAAACATGCTAACATCATGTACATGAACTCTGCCCTGTCTGTGCACATGTGCTCTATCTGTATGATGTAACATGGACTGAGGCAAGAAGTCACCATGTGGCAACTCTGTGCTCCCTCTAGTGGCAGtaaaggacaaacacacacacacacacacacacacacactggtttccatgacttcagaggacaagGCATTGACTTACAGTACATCCATTTCCCGTAGACTTActctaacattaaccataattATGACTGGCCTAATCCGAACCCTGACCTTAACTGTAACCtgaccctgacctctgacctcagccttactttaaaacatgtcttcaacTTAATGTTCTGGAGACTTGATTTTCACAACATAAAAAGATaataccagacacacacagacacacacacacacacacaccaaggttattatagtcaACGAAAACTAacgaaataataaaaaactaaaacattttctttaactgaaataaaaaatcaacagtttgattttcatttataataaaacttCATTCATAGTAAAATGTTGTGGTTAGTACATGTGTcacatgagggttatttattattatttatgttatgttcatgtgtctttagtctgttatATTTGTTAATTTGTcctaaatacatttttgaaatggcatctgttgttgggtttttatgacacaatacttattattattatgacctttttgcatcttACACCTAACTAACAGTAACACTAAAGCATTTCcaaccaataaaaacaaatttacaacaaataataactaattaaaacaagctaattttaaaaacaaaaagtcagaactaaataaaaactaaaactaatgaataaTCCATGGTTAACTTGTTGATCTGATTAGAAATGTTCATCATATAATTAAAGTGTGTAacttgtgttgctgctgcctctgacTGAGCAGAGCAACTGCACCCCCTAGTGATCAGATTACAGAAATACAGTCACTGAGAGAGTGAAGCCTCCTTCTTTTCCTTTGACACACACTCCTCCTTCAGGGCTGGACTCACGCCTCAGCGTTTAAGTACAGTGACTCAACTCTGACAAACGttttctcttgttgttttttttcctctgcagctggAGAATGAGTTTGAGTGGTAAAGTGGCAGTGGTGACCGGAGCCGTCATGGGGATCGGAAAAGCGATGACGGAGAAACTTCTGCAAAATGGTGCCAAGGTAAagtcaaacatttcatttcatttcatttgtttgccaAAGCTTTCAAATCTTTAATCATCCCAAACCAAACACTTTGAGTCCAACATGTTCCGCTTTTCTTTCACGTTGTTTATTAAAGTTTCAGTGCAGTGCTGTGGGAACATCTaattgttttcttaatgttctGAATCATCCGCACATTTATTCAGACTGCAGGCAGCGTCAGGGACAAAGCCTGACTGCACCCTTTCCCTTGGCACAGCTGATGAAGAGGCTGAAAGAAGTCGGAGCTCTGACTCACAATTATTGTCCTGCAAACTCAAAAGAAAGACGGCGGTTTCTCTTTACCTTCTGCTTCTATTTTGCAATGTGTGGGAACTtgagaataaaaataaggaAGGAAAAGTGAAAATCTGTGCCCTGAGGCTAAAAACTGCACGGGAACAATTCACGTtggttacattacatgtaatgtcatttagcagatgcttttatctaAAGTGACTTACACTTTGTACagtcagccaggggtggagttgaacttgcgatcATGAtatctttcgcacacagggtaccggtcttaaccactgagccactccgcCCCCCTGTTCTATACTCGGGGAATGTGCAGCCAGCGTCTGTGGATGTCACTAAAGTACAGCACAGGTCCTGTGAGGACACATCGTTATATAAAGGAGGTTGCAACACAGCCTCAGGATGCACGTTGATTCGCTGACTTctgaaacactgatcaacattttatggaccaaacaacagaTTCAATGACTGACCAAGACAATAATTGAAAGATACATAAAATCTTTTTCACATTTGGCTCTATGTCCGctgacccccgtgaccctcatgtggacgatagaggggtagaagatgagtgagtgagtgagtgagtgtctcaTTAGTGAAACCTCTCAGTAAAACAGTCGAGTTAGAGAATAACGACAACATCAAACAGATCTGAACGTCACAGTCTTCACGCTGGTTGAATTTTTAAAGGTCTTGCGGCATTAGAGGTACAGGAGCCTTTACATAGGCGGAGCTAGAAGACCAGAGTTATTCAATTACCTACTTCAAAATGAGAAATTAAACTGGGCCAGACATTTTCCAAAGGCTGGGAGTGGCAAATCGAATAATACTGTAACCTGAGACGTCACACGTCTCAAAGTTAATGTGTTGCATTCATGATCGGCGCCTTTGTGGGAATCTTTGAGGCACAgttttctcagtgtttctggGCCCACGAGGAGGCAGCTTTAGGACTGTGGACTGACTGTGGCTCGTCTTTGCAGGTCGCTCTCCTGGACATGAATAAAACCGAAGCAGAGAGTTTAATGCAGACGCTCACCAAACAGTACGGACAAGAGAGGCTATTGTTCCTGCACTGTGACGTCGAACAGGAGGAGCAGGTCAAAGGTAACGCACGCATGTAAACAACTCAAAAACAAGAACAACTCACTTTAATGAAGACACCCGGAAACACGTGAAGCTAAACAAATGTGAGCGGAACAGTCAGCAGACACTAGGAAGCTCGGGAACATCGTTTCCTCAGTTATTTCTGTGAATGTTTAACGGAACATTAATGTTCAGttaatgttttaaactgttaagATTTGTTTGATCTCTTTGGTCTAAAATACTGATCAAAACCTTCAGAGGAGATTAAAACTGACCTGAAaagacttcagtgacacaagcATTAGATTTAAAAGGTaactgttcttcttctcttccctccAGCTGCCTTTCAGAAAACCATGGACACCTTTGGAGGAATCCACATCCTGTGCAACAACGCTGGGATCTTGAACGAGAGCACGTGGGAGAAAATGATCTCCGTCAATCTGGTAAGAAACAGAAACGAGGACGGTGCGTTGGCAGTTTTTGGTGATTAAATTTGGCCGGGGAATGAAATATTTCTGCGGTTGACAGCGAGAATAAACAGATTATTCCGCGGTTGTAGGTCGGAGTTATCAGAGCGACTTATCTGGTTCTGGAGCACATGAACAAGTTGAAAGGAGGGCAAGGAGGAGTCATTGTCAACACAGCATCCTTGGCAGGTAAAGTTAATCATTAACAACTGACATCAGTGTATAGACTTAAGATAAACACCAGCAGAGTGACTGACTTAAATATCCTGCAGGTATTGGTCCTCTGGTGAGCTGTCCGGTCTACACAGCCTCCAAACACGGAGTGGTCGGCTTCACTCGGGCCATGTCGGTAAGAGAGCAAACACGGTTGTTATTTACAATGAAACACAGGCATGTGCTGTTtgcaaagaagagggagaaggaaaCTAAAGAGTGGATTAAAGTGTTCTTCACGTGCATGCACAGACATGTGTTTGTAATCTTTGGAAAGCTTTGCAAGTCCTCACCTGTGTGGTTCCCGCCTTAGAGGGCGTAGCAGCGTATGTAACTGTATCTTTATCATTATTTCCAACGTGTGATGCCGGGCTGTTCAaatggcggcccgtgggccacatgtggcacCAAAAGCAACCtctcactgtccctcaaatCTTCCTACATGAATTCCTACAGTATTGCTGACCCTGCGTGACAAATATTCATCTAAATGCAGAGAAACGAATGCTGTTGCTAATATTGCGCACCTTTTTTTTGCACTCATTTATTcaactgaaacaaaacattacTTCTACTACACCTCAGATTCTGTTCACATACAGTTCTTTTGTGctggttttaaatgtgtaattgaATAGATGTCATGGTAAAAGAAGGGAGTGTGTCGATGAAACAATACAAAGGCGACTTTTTCCTCATAATCTATTTAATTGCAGACAGATTTAAGGCCACGTCACATCAGTGCACATCAAAGTCCTTTCTTTGCACTCagctcacagacaaacagacatagACAGAAAtggtggtaataataataataataataatactctaTATAACTGTGATAAAACCAATGCAAAGTGCAAGTAATAATTCAACTTACGTTATCCATAGAGACAACGCCAAAGGAGTAagtgaggacacaaggacaggGACACATGGACCACAGAGGCAATGGTCTTGCGGACTCTGACGCAATAGATTACAACACTGATGAGCCTCAACTCAGATAACCATCACACAGTCAGCAGCccacttttatttaatatttatttaactgttatttaaccttttatttcttttaaaagtccTTCTGAGAttgagaacttttttttttgaccaagCACAATTAAAATATAGCTTCATGTTGCAGACGTACGAGACAACAGAAGACAAGGAACTATAGGCTACAACCTGACATCTTTACATTTGAATGTTGCAtcagtgtgtttgctgctgtaacaatgcaaatttccccactgcgggacaaataaaggactatgtTATCTTAAATATCTGAGTATTTAGAGAGGCCATGGAGAGTGTACAGTGTTCACATGCAGCAGAAAAACTAACTGTGAGTGTTTGTCACCAGGCTGCCAGTGCACTGTCGGGATACGGCGTACGCGTCAACTGTCTGTGTCCAGGTTTCGTTCAAACCGGCCTCTTCTCCAACATCCCGGCCAGACTGGGACCATTCTCTCACCTGAAAGATGGAACTCAACTGCTCGTTGAAAAGTTCGGGATAGTGAAGTGAGTACCAACCCTCGCAAGTATCTGCACCTTGACCTTTGCCCCCGCCCCCCTTTTATTCCCACTGTTTGTTCTGACGTCTCCGTACGCTTGTGTCTCAGTATGTCTCAGGTGGTCGAGGCCTTCTTTGAGCTGGTAACGGACGAGACGAAGGACGGGGCGGCTCTGCTGGTTTTCCAACAGGAGAGAAAATACATGCCTGCTGTGTCTGTAACAGACTAGCTCCACAACGCGACCGGGAAAAAAGCTCTAGACACGAGAATTCATGAGCTAAATTACACCAAATACACTTAATACATGTTATAAATGTCTGTCCATGTTTTGAGAACTCAGCCTCTCAGGGACATCAGTCAGGTCATAGATATTTAAGCAGTCAAAcctcaaggtcactgtgacctcaagCTTGAGCTCGAAAAACACTAATCATGACATACAACAACTACAAGTCTGGACACGCATATAGATTATTGTGATTATGTTATTTTTGACGATCAGTCGTTATTATCGTATTTGACTACTTTAAGGTTTAACTGATGAAAGAAGGTTACTGTCAACTGATTTGAAATCAGCATAATTCTGTGAGATGATCACACAGTAATGCAGCAAACTTTAATTCATTCCATGTCATAATGATGTCATTCTAAATATAAAGTTTTGTTTGACGTTTCAGTTTCCCGGTAATAAATATGcttcatactgtatatcatataCTGTTTAATTTCAGAAACATTTCCATGCTGTATAACAAAATCAGTGAACGGGAATCGAATGTGAATTTAGAATTTTCTGTTTTAGTTTTGGGAGTGAGTTCAGCATTTTCAAGTTCAGTTTTGGGTTTGGATCTTTCTTGCATTTCTAGTAAATCTTTGTTGTTGAATGCAAGATATTTTATTGACAGCACAAGTAACAAAGTGTTTAACTTGCTGAGAAGGCGGGTGCTGGCTCTCGACTGTTTCTTTTGGTTGGGATTTGACTTAACGTCTTGCTTCATTGCACGTGTGTGAAGCACTTTTgggaattgttgttttaattaaatctcAAATTCGATAATTTTTCGATCAAGAAGTGCAATtatgggacttttaatttgaaatttctctcAGTATGGTAGTAGACAAAGATGTTCTGATCACATCCTAGTCAGTCCTGGTCAGAACCATTtgaaattttgtttttatttacattttaaagttgatcatttttttaataaaacaatatttttggactttaaatttgaaatttctctaaaacggtacagtaaaaatgtctcatttacAGAGTGGTACTAATCAAAGATGTCCTGAACAAATCCTAGTCAGAactttacagtaaaaatgtctgagaTCCAACTTTTCTATTAAACTGCAAGACGTGCAGCGTTAACAACAgcaggtggcggtaatgcaatTAAACAGATATGAACGTCCGGTTTGAAAAtccaaagaagaagaaccacGCAGGAAGCGCTTTGACTCTGCTGCGCATGCGTGATAGGACGTCTGTGTTTTGTGAGCAGTCGAAATTATGGCCGTAGTGATGCAGACGGAGGACTTTCCTTACCTACCCACGGGTCCGGCGGAAGGTACGGCGTGTTCTTTCTTCCATTTGACCTAATATTGTGTCTGTCACTCGGTCACTAAGTGGCGATAAAAGTGCCGCAAACAGccagtgttgttgtttccttCCTCCGTGCAGGCTAACGTTAGCTGCCGGCAGCACGGctcgcgcgtgtgtgtgtgtgtgtgtatgtgcgcgcgCGGAGTAGGCTatcatgctaagctaactgtaGCCGCTTCAGCTCCCAAGGTCGACGAGAGCGTGTGCGCATCCGTTTATCTTGTGTTTGACAGTGactccgtgtgtgcgtgtccgAGGACCGGGACTCCATGAGTCTGTGGGAGGACATTCagacacgcagcagcagcatctgcgAGGACATGTGATATATTTGCAACGTAATCCCAGATTTCTGCTCGTGTACACACGGTGTTCGCTGAGCTCAATTCCAAACTTGTGAACGACACAACATGAGCTAAAGTTCTGATGGGTGGTCGGAACGTAATGATGTTGTCACCGTGGTCACATGATTGTGCTAAATCAAGTTAATTTGTGCTAAATCAAGTTAATTAGACACTAGTGTTGTAATCAGGACTAAAACATGTGCACCTGCGCTGAGAGACTGGACGATTTGTGGAAAATATGTCTATCTTTCTTGATTGAGCCCTATTAATCCAATCAAAtcgtatttataaagcacatttaaaccACAGGGTGCagtacatacaataaaacaataaaaatcaacaataaGACACACAAGCTATTAAGTCAGGACGTTCAAAATCTGATAGACTACTAGTTGCACTTGTCTGCTATGGTTTTGTATAAGTGGAGGGAACTGTTACCATAGTACATGTGGAAAAAAGGACTCGACAGAGCATGTGGAATCACGTGATTGGGGAAATTGCAAGTGCTACAGTCTCCTCTACTGTAGTTGCAATTTCATTTGCAGTGTTTACTTTTATAAAGTCTAATTTCAGTTCAATGTTCACTGTGGTGTTGGTTCAAAATAAGATGGAGCGTTGCCACGTGAAATCAAACTATCGACTGCTATTCTCTCATGTAAGGATGAGATCTATGAGGACATGTGCTATTTGCAACGTAATCATGATTGAGCTCTATTAAGTCTGGGCATTCAAAATCTGAAGAGAAACTAGGGACGGGAATCgttatcggtccgatactggtcaaaatgacaaaatccaaaaatcctatatatcgcattttaagaaaatgtaaataaaaaatctctCGTCATGTTtgggttgtttatttcttctttttcgggagaacaatatttgtttcacaCTTGGAGAGTGATggctttgaaatgactcggcacaaatgtgttaacagcttcacacgttcataaatgatctaaaatgactgtgtcgGACTGAATATCGGCATCGTCCCGTCCCTAATAGAAACTAATTACCCCTGTCTGCTATTAAATTGTGAAGCTGCACAAACAGAAAATGCATGTGGGCAAAGGGACTTAACAGCATGTAGAAAGTGAATCGGGTGATTCGTGATTGTTCCAACTATCCCCAGTCTCTCCTCTACTGTAATTGCAATTTCAGTTgcaatttgtattttttaagtcaaatttcagttcaatattcactgtgGTGTTGATTCAAAACAAGAAATCAAACTATCAACCACTGTTCTCATGTAAGGATATGTAGATATGATGTAAACTAAAtggtaattatttaaaatgtaacaaaataagtaaaacacattattacatATTAGTCTGTGAGCATGTCTGTGTAGACATTAAGTTGTGACAGACGGACTGACAACATGCTCTTATTCATGCCCTTGATAAATGAAGATTCTTGTTT
This genomic stretch from Solea senegalensis isolate Sse05_10M linkage group LG13, IFAPA_SoseM_1, whole genome shotgun sequence harbors:
- the zgc:56585 gene encoding 15-hydroxyprostaglandin dehydrogenase [NAD(+)] produces the protein MSLSGKVAVVTGAVMGIGKAMTEKLLQNGAKVALLDMNKTEAESLMQTLTKQYGQERLLFLHCDVEQEEQVKAAFQKTMDTFGGIHILCNNAGILNESTWEKMISVNLVGVIRATYLVLEHMNKLKGGQGGVIVNTASLAGIGPLVSCPVYTASKHGVVGFTRAMSAASALSGYGVRVNCLCPGFVQTGLFSNIPARLGPFSHLKDGTQLLVEKFGIVNMSQVVEAFFELVTDETKDGAALLVFQQERKYMPAVSVTD